A stretch of the Campylobacter sp. 19-13652 genome encodes the following:
- a CDS encoding aspartate/glutamate racemase family protein translates to MKIIGLIGGMSYQSTITYYQAINEGVAARLGGLSSAKCVIYSVDFASIESFQRAGKWDEAGAVLLDAARQVTAAGADFVLLCTNTMHKIASILSANGINLLHIATATAERIKRDGVRRVGLLGTKYTMTQDFYKGELERAGLDVIVPEGADVDLINDIIFNELCKGEIKESSRREFVRIIGQLDVAGADGVILGCTEIGLLVSAPDTPLRLYDTTLIHAEAAVRLALG, encoded by the coding sequence ATGAAAATAATCGGACTAATCGGTGGCATGAGCTATCAAAGCACCATCACCTACTATCAAGCGATAAACGAGGGCGTGGCGGCACGGCTTGGCGGGCTAAGCTCGGCTAAGTGCGTGATATATAGCGTGGATTTTGCATCCATTGAGAGCTTTCAACGTGCTGGCAAATGGGACGAAGCGGGGGCGGTGCTACTAGATGCGGCTAGGCAAGTAACGGCGGCTGGGGCTGATTTTGTGCTACTTTGCACTAACACTATGCACAAAATTGCCTCCATCCTAAGCGCTAACGGTATAAATCTCCTGCACATCGCCACAGCTACCGCCGAGCGGATAAAACGAGACGGCGTGCGCCGTGTGGGGCTGCTTGGCACGAAATACACGATGACGCAGGATTTTTACAAGGGCGAGCTAGAAAGGGCAGGGCTAGACGTGATCGTGCCAGAGGGTGCGGATGTGGATTTGATAAATGATATCATATTTAACGAGCTTTGTAAGGGCGAGATAAAGGAAAGCTCAAGGCGTGAGTTTGTCCGCATTATTGGGCAGCTTGACGTGGCTGGAGCAGATGGCGTGATACTGGGATGTACGGAGATTGGACTGCTTGTAAGTGCGCCTGATACACCGCTAAGGCTATATGACACGACGCTAATCCACGCCGAAGCAGCTGTAAGGCTGGCACTGGGGTAA
- the yedF gene encoding sulfurtransferase-like selenium metabolism protein YedF, with amino-acid sequence MKIDYILDLKGEPCPFPAMAAIEAYESMKNGQVVQILSDCPQSINSVPEDAKKRGHEVLSIEQSGPTFTYIIKCVK; translated from the coding sequence ATGAAAATTGATTATATTCTTGATCTAAAAGGCGAGCCTTGTCCGTTCCCTGCTATGGCGGCTATTGAGGCGTATGAGAGCATGAAAAATGGCCAAGTGGTACAGATACTTAGCGACTGCCCACAGTCTATAAACTCCGTCCCAGAGGACGCGAAAAAACGAGGGCATGAAGTGCTAAGTATAGAGCAGAGTGGTCCAACTTTTACCTATATTATAAAGTGCGTTAAATGA
- the yedE gene encoding selenium metabolism membrane protein YedE/FdhT, translated as MQNFLSKHYSPLIVVPLIGVLSAYYFGLTGALFAVTGEFTRWGGHILAFFGFDPKGYTYLNIIGFKGGVLDRGSGIMIVGMFLGAFVAALLSNNVKLRLPTSALRVTQALVGGILAGFGARLAMGCNLAAFFTGIPQFSLHAWYFTVATIVGTWVGAKIIKNKFFASKAKLAKCTCEYTPQKHEKSSKNKILLIITIVITALIMYDVTAKKEIFALVLVFGLMFGFLLEKGQVCFTSAFRDLWLAGRSSMAVAIVVAMMIGAIGTYAFIEAGVSPKIHWAGLNASIGGFIFGIGIVIAGGCETGWMYRAVEGQTHYWFVGIGNVIGTILLVLVWDKIGFLATDYPKINLISEHKYSGLIATYIGLAAMLGFILWYEKVYFKRIKNEN; from the coding sequence ATGCAAAATTTCTTATCAAAACACTATTCGCCTCTTATCGTTGTTCCACTAATTGGCGTTTTGAGTGCGTATTATTTCGGGCTTACTGGTGCACTCTTTGCTGTTACTGGTGAGTTTACACGCTGGGGTGGGCATATACTAGCTTTTTTTGGCTTTGACCCCAAAGGTTACACATATCTTAATATAATCGGTTTTAAAGGCGGCGTTTTGGATAGGGGCAGCGGTATAATGATAGTCGGTATGTTTCTAGGTGCATTTGTTGCTGCACTTTTATCAAATAACGTAAAGCTAAGACTTCCAACCTCTGCTCTACGAGTTACTCAGGCTTTAGTGGGTGGTATTTTGGCTGGCTTTGGTGCGAGGCTTGCCATGGGGTGCAATCTGGCAGCATTTTTCACCGGCATTCCGCAATTTAGCCTGCATGCTTGGTATTTTACCGTGGCGACCATTGTTGGTACTTGGGTTGGAGCAAAGATAATAAAAAATAAATTCTTTGCATCAAAAGCAAAATTAGCTAAATGCACATGTGAGTATACCCCACAAAAGCATGAAAAAAGCAGCAAGAATAAAATCCTCCTTATCATAACTATCGTAATAACCGCCCTTATCATGTATGACGTTACGGCTAAAAAAGAGATATTCGCGCTTGTGCTTGTTTTTGGCTTGATGTTTGGCTTTTTGCTGGAAAAAGGGCAAGTGTGCTTTACTTCGGCATTTCGTGATTTGTGGCTAGCTGGCAGAAGCTCTATGGCTGTAGCTATCGTCGTTGCGATGATGATAGGTGCTATCGGGACGTATGCCTTTATAGAGGCTGGAGTGAGCCCTAAAATCCACTGGGCTGGGCTAAATGCGAGTATAGGCGGATTTATATTTGGCATAGGCATAGTCATAGCAGGGGGCTGCGAGACTGGCTGGATGTACCGTGCTGTTGAGGGACAGACGCATTATTGGTTTGTCGGCATCGGAAATGTCATAGGGACTATTTTGCTCGTACTTGTGTGGGATAAAATCGGCTTTTTAGCCACAGACTATCCTAAGATAAATTTAATCAGCGAGCATAAATATTCTGGGCTGATTGCCACATATATCGGACTTGCAGCGATGCTCGGCTTTATACTATGGTACGAAAAGGTCTATTTTAAAAGGATAAAAAATGAAAATTGA
- a CDS encoding DUF748 domain-containing protein, protein MKKIKIISTICLTLFIIYVIFGFWGVPYIVKNILPDKLKENGINFKINEIKLNPLSLELNADGVEFGTNEPIFVADKIYLNIAFLPILQKTIDITSLDIQKPQINVKLGKGSNIAQLASDKSKSDEKSEPSSVKIRLNGLNIKDASVEYNDDKNSIKLDNINYENNASTQELIFSSKGAQVNLKSINLGKSTVDSDGVKIGFSGFEIGEELELKSDDNKISLNIGKMAILGLSLKQNDTNAKTDIMAKVISYELDMKNSQSLLTINELALSELDAQSGVFSTNVKQISLSQIAANIKDSLSASVGKLELSAVAATANKSSLADISKIAINSINLNQNTLNAQSINVGKTELFGSGKNGFDVLNISQIVANPNTMQIGDVALDKMRFQSDLTDSGLSVLEPIFEALSNNKASKNPQSPSDKAPINLKIENIALNEASINLAHKFKGESITLKNDRINLKIKNFSLNDRFNLSLSAKDALTDLNVSGTAQISPLKAQLKLDAPSIIISPYYAYARPFLNAQLGGKGRLKLTSNITLNGEKYSLHSKANLNDISLTENSNKSLQVDEIALQSLVLTQNSLSLDGLKISSVKADIIRQKDGKLNLAALIKEQKNEKTPAKSKPETKDEELKLELKNISLNDAKVSFSDETVGFKTQINRLDASATALTKVAPISLSANANDAYLSINGKALLTDIEEDTELKINLKNLNLQRLSPYSAKFLGRDIDTGLATLFTQVKINKGALNVSNDLNLDNLVLGKSVPSPDAVSLPLDMALAILRDFKNQIDISLPISASVNDPSFHFAGVVVQAITQMLTDVVFSPFKFIGKALGMDASKLSSIDFAAGSAQMLQSESEKAAEFKKIAEEKGFKITITPEFNPNADAKAMVLSELGEKASKEEIENEIKKIDLKELQNLALERANAVKSMLLEAGISQDNIKIESKIDTNAPVKQDKFIPIKMGISK, encoded by the coding sequence ATGAAAAAAATCAAGATAATTTCCACAATTTGTCTTACATTATTTATTATATACGTGATATTTGGATTTTGGGGAGTGCCGTATATCGTAAAAAACATACTCCCAGACAAGCTAAAAGAAAATGGTATAAATTTTAAAATAAACGAGATAAAGCTAAATCCACTAAGCCTAGAATTAAACGCAGACGGAGTGGAGTTTGGCACGAATGAGCCTATATTTGTGGCGGATAAAATTTATCTAAATATAGCATTTTTGCCTATTTTACAAAAAACGATAGACATAACATCACTAGATATTCAAAAACCACAAATAAATGTGAAACTAGGAAAAGGCTCAAACATTGCACAGCTAGCGAGCGATAAAAGCAAAAGCGATGAAAAAAGCGAGCCAAGTAGTGTCAAAATCAGGCTAAATGGACTAAACATAAAAGACGCAAGCGTAGAATACAATGATGATAAAAATAGCATTAAATTAGACAATATAAACTACGAAAATAACGCATCCACACAGGAGTTAATATTTTCTAGCAAGGGTGCACAGGTAAATTTAAAATCTATAAATTTAGGTAAAAGCACGGTTGATAGTGATGGGGTAAAAATAGGCTTTAGTGGCTTTGAGATAGGCGAGGAGCTAGAGCTAAAAAGTGACGATAATAAAATCAGTCTAAATATCGGCAAAATGGCTATTTTGGGACTCAGCCTAAAACAAAATGATACTAACGCAAAAACAGACATCATGGCAAAAGTCATAAGCTACGAGCTAGACATGAAAAATAGCCAAAGCTTGCTAACCATAAATGAGCTAGCGCTATCTGAACTGGATGCGCAAAGTGGGGTATTTAGCACTAACGTGAAACAGATAAGCTTAAGCCAAATAGCAGCTAATATAAAAGATAGCTTAAGCGCAAGTGTGGGCAAGCTAGAGCTTAGCGCAGTAGCTGCCACTGCAAATAAATCAAGCCTAGCAGACATTAGCAAAATAGCGATAAATTCGATAAATTTAAACCAAAATACACTAAATGCTCAAAGTATAAACGTGGGTAAAACTGAGCTTTTTGGCTCTGGTAAAAATGGCTTTGATGTGCTAAACATAAGCCAAATCGTAGCCAATCCAAACACCATGCAAATAGGCGATGTGGCGCTTGATAAGATGCGCTTTCAAAGTGATCTTACAGATAGCGGACTAAGCGTGCTAGAGCCGATATTTGAGGCTTTAAGCAATAACAAAGCCAGCAAAAATCCACAAAGCCCTAGTGATAAAGCACCGATAAATTTAAAAATAGAAAACATTGCATTAAATGAAGCTTCAATAAATTTAGCGCATAAATTTAAAGGCGAAAGTATTACATTAAAAAACGACAGGATAAATTTAAAAATAAAAAACTTTAGCTTAAATGATAGATTTAATCTAAGCTTAAGCGCAAAAGATGCTCTCACAGACCTAAATGTCTCTGGTACGGCTCAAATAAGCCCACTAAAAGCGCAGCTAAAGCTTGATGCGCCAAGTATCATAATAAGCCCGTATTATGCATACGCAAGGCCATTTTTAAATGCGCAACTAGGCGGAAAAGGAAGGCTAAAACTAACCTCAAACATCACGCTAAATGGCGAAAAATACAGCCTGCACTCAAAAGCCAACCTAAATGACATAAGTCTCACCGAAAACTCAAACAAAAGCCTGCAAGTCGATGAAATCGCACTACAAAGCCTAGTACTAACACAAAATAGCCTAAGTCTAGACGGGCTTAAAATCTCATCTGTAAAAGCAGACATCATAAGACAAAAAGACGGCAAACTAAACCTAGCCGCACTCATAAAAGAGCAAAAAAACGAAAAAACTCCAGCCAAAAGCAAGCCAGAAACTAAGGACGAGGAACTAAAGCTCGAGCTAAAAAATATAAGTTTAAATGACGCAAAAGTCTCATTTTCTGACGAAACAGTGGGCTTTAAAACCCAGATAAATAGGCTAGACGCCTCAGCCACAGCACTCACTAAAGTAGCACCCATAAGCCTAAGCGCAAACGCAAATGATGCGTATTTAAGCATAAATGGCAAGGCGCTTTTAACAGACATAGAAGAAGATACTGAGCTTAAGATAAACTTAAAAAATTTAAACCTCCAGCGCCTAAGCCCATATAGCGCGAAATTTCTAGGCAGAGATATAGACACAGGGCTTGCGACGCTGTTTACTCAAGTAAAAATAAATAAAGGCGCACTAAACGTCTCAAACGACCTAAATCTGGATAATCTAGTCCTAGGCAAAAGCGTGCCAAGTCCTGACGCTGTGAGCCTGCCGCTTGATATGGCGCTGGCAATACTACGAGATTTTAAAAACCAAATCGACATAAGTCTGCCTATTAGCGCGAGTGTAAATGACCCTAGCTTTCACTTTGCTGGCGTCGTGGTGCAAGCAATCACTCAAATGCTAACTGATGTGGTGTTTTCACCGTTTAAATTCATCGGAAAAGCCCTAGGAATGGACGCTAGCAAGCTCTCATCGATAGATTTTGCCGCTGGAAGTGCACAAATGCTTCAAAGCGAGAGCGAAAAGGCTGCTGAATTTAAAAAAATAGCCGAGGAAAAGGGCTTTAAAATCACAATAACACCAGAATTTAATCCAAATGCAGACGCAAAGGCTATGGTGCTAAGCGAATTAGGCGAAAAAGCGAGTAAAGAGGAGATAGAAAACGAGATTAAAAAAATAGACCTAAAAGAGTTGCAAAATCTAGCTTTAGAGCGCGCAAACGCCGTAAAATCAATGCTCCTAGAAGCTGGCATAAGCCAAGACAACATAAAAATCGAAAGCAAAATCGATACAAACGCACCAGTAAAGCAGGATAAATTTATCCCTATAAAAATGGGTATAAGCAAGTAA
- a CDS encoding type II secretion system F family protein, with protein MKFRICYIKDGKKFEILREAKSLDELKTDDLGVVVRISKAFAFPRFSFEFVDIGSLSVAFLQLSLLLEAGVNISVALDDVANSSNNQNIKKIFTKVHNDVLLGLSLTKSFEKFKSKIGTVSLAFIAMGESSGKLASSLKSLSEVLKNQQISRTKLRKASTYPAIVFIGIIVAFFILCGFIVPQFAQIFSDMGANLPLITRVLLAIYDFVSTYGLFVFLLVFALMFVMLRFYSSNSNFRLSFDKFMLKIFLINKIIKYSSLSLFCFILSELIDSGMPLIDAIKQAANSVKNEYLKQKLDDIGFMICSGVDLKSSFERAEIFDKTSIWLISTSVQTGKFAKALLNVHKYYFDRFNNTSENIQMYIEPFLLLCVGGMVLVLALGVLMPVWDMTSTISF; from the coding sequence ATGAAATTTCGAATTTGTTACATCAAAGACGGCAAGAAATTTGAAATTTTACGCGAAGCTAAAAGCCTAGATGAGCTAAAGACAGACGACCTTGGAGTGGTTGTCAGGATTAGTAAGGCATTTGCTTTTCCTAGATTTAGCTTCGAATTTGTCGATATTGGCTCTTTATCCGTCGCATTTTTGCAGCTTTCTTTGCTCTTAGAGGCTGGCGTAAATATAAGCGTGGCTCTTGATGATGTAGCCAACTCAAGCAATAATCAAAATATCAAAAAGATATTCACAAAAGTTCACAATGACGTACTTTTAGGACTTTCTTTAACAAAAAGTTTTGAAAAATTTAAATCCAAAATAGGCACTGTCTCGCTTGCGTTTATTGCCATGGGCGAAAGTAGCGGAAAGCTTGCTAGTAGCCTAAAAAGTCTATCCGAAGTTCTGAAAAATCAGCAAATTTCACGCACTAAGCTTCGCAAGGCCAGCACCTATCCAGCCATAGTTTTTATCGGTATTATTGTGGCGTTTTTTATCCTTTGCGGATTTATTGTCCCGCAATTTGCGCAAATTTTTTCTGACATGGGCGCAAATTTACCACTGATTACAAGAGTTTTGTTGGCTATTTACGATTTTGTTAGTACATACGGCTTATTCGTGTTTCTTTTGGTGTTTGCTTTAATGTTCGTCATGCTTAGATTTTATAGCTCAAACAGTAATTTTAGGCTATCGTTTGATAAATTTATGCTAAAAATTTTTCTAATAAATAAAATTATAAAATATTCATCCTTGTCGCTATTTTGCTTTATCTTAAGCGAGCTTATTGACTCTGGCATGCCCTTAATCGACGCTATTAAGCAAGCGGCAAATAGTGTAAAAAATGAATATTTAAAGCAGAAGCTAGATGATATTGGCTTTATGATTTGTAGTGGAGTTGACTTAAAAAGCTCGTTTGAAAGGGCTGAAATATTTGACAAGACTTCGATATGGCTTATCTCGACCTCCGTTCAGACGGGGAAATTTGCCAAAGCCCTCTTAAATGTGCATAAATATTATTTTGATAGATTTAATAATACCAGCGAAAATATTCAAATGTATATCGAACCATTCCTTTTATTGTGCGTTGGTGGCATGGTTCTTGTCCTTGCTTTGGGGGTTTTGATGCCTGTTTGGGATATGACAAGTACAATTTCTTTCTAA